In the Malania oleifera isolate guangnan ecotype guangnan chromosome 1, ASM2987363v1, whole genome shotgun sequence genome, one interval contains:
- the LOC131152967 gene encoding uncharacterized protein LOC131152967 has translation MGNCLVLQKKTIKIVKMDGKVLEYKAPMKVHQVLQEFPGHAVADRLPVLRHLLPDAEMLSSHLYYLLPLSMPSPDDEKKKVRFLNTETEGGQRTAVVRIKLVISKQELKEMLRKGGASIDDITSHLQDKQNKSQIDTVDDDRKGNRVWKPVLESIPEVN, from the coding sequence ATGGGGAATTGCTTGGTTTTGCAAAAGAAAACTATCAAGATTGTGAAAATGGACGGAAAAGTCCTTGAATACAAAGCACCCATGAAAGTTCACCAAGTATTGCAAGAGTTTCCAGGCCATGCAGTTGCTGACAGGCTTCCAGTCCTACGACATCTTCTGCCGGACGCTGAAATGCTCAGTAGCCACTTGTACTATCTTCTACCCCTGTCAATGCCCTCACCAGACGATGAAAAGAAGAAGGTGAGGTTTCTAAATACAGAGACAGAAGGCGGACAAAGAACTGCAGTGGTAAGAATTAAGCTGGTTATCAGTAAGCAAGAGCTGAAGGAGATGTTAAGAAAGGGAGGGGCTTCAATTGATGACATAACTTCTCATCTTCAAGATAAACAAAACAAGAGTCAGATTGACACGGTTGATGATGATAGGAAAGGAAACAGAGTGTGGAAACCTGTGTTAGAAAGCATACCAGAAGTAAACTag